The Bacteroidales bacterium genomic interval TTTTGAGCTTATTATACTTGCATTTCCGTACTTTGCTTTAAGTTCCTTTGCATTATTCCAAGTCGAGAATTTTACTTCATAAACCCAAGATTTTAATGATTCAACTGCCCGTTTGTATTTCCTTTGCTTGCAGTAATCAGTCAGAGTTTTTTCTTTTATTATTCTCATATTTTGCAAAGATAACAAAAAGTTACCTTATTTGGTAACTTTAAGGATGAATTATCTTAATTGATGATATCTTCCGAAAAAAAATAATAAAGTTGAGGAGGTAAATTATTCTCTTTGTTTTT includes:
- a CDS encoding type II toxin-antitoxin system HigB family toxin, which produces MRIIKEKTLTDYCKQRKYKRAVESLKSWVYEVKFSTWNNAKELKAKYGNASIISSKRVVFNIKGNDYRLIVDIEYKLKIVFIVWLGTHEEYDKINAKTVSYEN